A single genomic interval of Streptomyces sp. 1222.5 harbors:
- a CDS encoding DUF4232 domain-containing protein has protein sequence MRHSNGIRRAALATTAVTAVAAAVTGILPGTAMAASTTTSTPPPACPASALQVSAWQAAHRPVGTGTGAAVVQFTNVSRRTCVLKGHPTVAGAGNGSPAHNTPLKVTPTGRAATVTVRPHGKAWAKLTFVQVQGEADGYCVSGKDPVTYPTMVIGLPHSGKHQVALNDGVWAECDNKVTVTPVSAVKPS, from the coding sequence ATGCGGCACAGCAACGGCATTCGCAGGGCGGCTCTGGCGACGACGGCGGTCACGGCCGTCGCGGCGGCGGTGACCGGCATCCTGCCCGGCACCGCCATGGCGGCGAGCACCACCACCTCCACCCCACCGCCCGCCTGCCCGGCCTCCGCCCTCCAAGTCAGCGCCTGGCAGGCCGCCCACCGGCCCGTCGGGACCGGGACCGGGGCGGCGGTCGTGCAGTTCACCAACGTCTCCCGGAGGACGTGCGTCCTGAAGGGCCATCCGACGGTCGCGGGCGCCGGCAACGGCTCCCCCGCCCACAACACCCCGCTCAAGGTCACCCCCACCGGCAGGGCGGCCACCGTGACGGTCCGGCCGCACGGCAAGGCGTGGGCGAAACTGACCTTCGTCCAGGTCCAAGGGGAGGCCGACGGCTACTGCGTGTCGGGCAAGGACCCGGTGACGTATCCGACGATGGTCATCGGGCTGCCGCACTCCGGGAAGCACCAGGTCGCCCTGAACGACGGGGTGTGGGCCGAGTGCGACAACAAGGTGACCGTCACCCCGGTCTCGGCGGTCAAGCCTTCCTGA
- a CDS encoding carboxymuconolactone decarboxylase family protein, translated as MRWTRRPRTKPLGDFAPELVRLTDDVLFGEVWASEGLSQRDRSLITVAALVALYRADQLAFHLPKALENGVTMDELVEAITHIAFYAGWPNAMSAITQLKNIAEGADSS; from the coding sequence CTGCGGTGGACGAGGAGACCTCGCACAAAGCCGCTCGGCGACTTCGCGCCCGAACTGGTCCGGCTCACCGACGACGTCCTGTTCGGCGAGGTGTGGGCGAGCGAGGGCCTGTCCCAGCGGGATCGCAGCCTGATCACCGTTGCCGCCCTGGTCGCCCTCTACCGGGCCGACCAGCTTGCCTTCCACCTGCCGAAGGCGCTGGAGAACGGGGTGACGATGGACGAGCTGGTCGAGGCCATCACCCACATCGCGTTCTACGCCGGCTGGCCCAATGCGATGTCCGCGATCACCCAGCTGAAGAACATCGCCGAGGGCGCCGACTCGAGCTGA
- a CDS encoding acyl-CoA desaturase encodes MTAIDPTAHLTAEQIEELGRDLDAIRDEVIASRGEKDAAYIRKVIAAQRKLELVSRGVLLFSIFPPAWLIGTAGLSVAKIMDNMEIGHNVLHGQWDWMRDPKIHSTTWEWDHVSPSEQWKHSHNELHHTYTNVIGKDNDLGYGIMRVDEDQKWHPFHLGQPLWNFINACFFEYGIAAYDLELGKNLHKRRRKNPEFRARAKDVGRKIRKQVLKDYVVHPLLSGPSFLTTLAATFTANLVRNIWSHSVIMCGHFPEGVQVFERRSIQGETRGQWYLRQMMGSANISGSKAMHFMTGNLSHQIEHHLFPDLPSNRYAEVAVKVRALFEKYELEYVTGPLPKQVFSAWRKVFRLSLPNKEPKVKTPAREQELVAA; translated from the coding sequence TTGACCGCCATCGACCCCACCGCCCACCTGACCGCGGAGCAGATCGAGGAGCTTGGCCGTGACTTGGACGCGATCCGCGACGAGGTGATCGCCAGCCGCGGCGAGAAGGACGCCGCCTACATCCGTAAGGTCATCGCGGCGCAGCGCAAGCTCGAGCTGGTCAGCAGGGGCGTGCTGCTGTTCTCGATCTTCCCGCCCGCGTGGCTGATCGGCACCGCCGGTCTGTCCGTGGCGAAGATCATGGACAACATGGAGATCGGCCACAACGTCCTGCACGGCCAGTGGGACTGGATGCGGGACCCGAAGATCCACTCCACCACCTGGGAGTGGGATCACGTCTCGCCGTCCGAGCAGTGGAAGCACTCGCACAACGAGCTGCACCACACGTACACCAACGTGATCGGCAAGGACAACGACCTCGGCTACGGCATCATGCGCGTCGACGAGGACCAGAAGTGGCACCCGTTCCACCTCGGCCAGCCGCTGTGGAACTTCATCAACGCCTGCTTCTTCGAGTACGGCATCGCAGCGTACGACCTGGAGCTCGGCAAGAACCTGCACAAGCGCCGCCGCAAGAACCCGGAGTTCCGCGCGCGGGCCAAGGACGTGGGCCGCAAGATCCGCAAGCAGGTGCTCAAGGACTACGTGGTCCACCCGCTGCTGTCGGGCCCGTCGTTCCTGACCACGCTCGCCGCCACGTTCACCGCGAACCTGGTCCGCAACATCTGGTCCCACTCGGTAATCATGTGCGGGCACTTCCCCGAGGGCGTACAGGTCTTCGAGCGCCGGTCGATCCAGGGCGAGACGCGCGGCCAGTGGTACCTGCGCCAGATGATGGGCTCGGCGAATATCAGTGGCAGCAAGGCCATGCACTTCATGACCGGCAACCTGTCGCACCAGATCGAGCACCACCTGTTCCCGGACCTGCCGAGCAACCGGTACGCCGAAGTCGCGGTGAAGGTGCGCGCGTTGTTCGAGAAGTACGAGCTGGAGTACGTCACCGGGCCGCTGCCCAAGCAGGTGTTCTCCGCGTGGCGCAAGGTCTTCCGGCTCTCGCTGCCGAACAAGGAGCCCAAGGTAAAAACGCCGGCCCGCGAGCAGGAGCTCGTAGCGGCCTGA
- a CDS encoding CdaR family transcriptional regulator: protein MSHAIQRASELALDETTVTALRAALKSTADEVVQAIIDEVPPYANALSGHMGATIRRAVRTALGHYLDLASGNATGGDAGDAAYELGRGEVRDGRSMDALLSAYRVGARVAWRCLAAGAVPAGLPAAEVAKFAELTFAYIDELSAASAAGHADELAARGRAHERHLEHLARDLLAGASPDMLLASAQRAGWQPPVSLTAVLLPAAQARPAYRALDPGTLVLDDLPDATGVLLVPDADRSHLLRQLTDRTAVVGPARPWTRASASYARAVRARSLSSDIRDTEDHLPELVLSADVDAFADLRARALAPLRTLPVATARRLEETLRAWLLHQGRRDEVAATLYVHPQTVRYRMSQLRELFPDLASPHRVLELTLAVGLGVS, encoded by the coding sequence GTGAGCCATGCAATCCAGAGGGCCAGCGAACTGGCCCTGGATGAGACGACGGTCACCGCACTGCGGGCCGCGCTGAAGAGCACCGCGGACGAGGTCGTCCAGGCGATCATCGACGAGGTCCCTCCCTACGCCAACGCCCTGTCGGGCCACATGGGCGCCACCATCCGCCGAGCGGTCCGCACCGCCCTGGGGCACTACCTGGACCTCGCGAGCGGGAACGCCACAGGCGGCGACGCCGGTGACGCGGCCTACGAGTTGGGCCGCGGCGAGGTACGCGACGGCCGTTCGATGGACGCCCTGCTCAGCGCCTACCGCGTCGGCGCCCGCGTGGCCTGGCGATGCCTGGCAGCGGGTGCCGTACCCGCGGGCCTGCCCGCCGCCGAGGTCGCCAAGTTCGCCGAGCTGACCTTCGCCTACATCGACGAACTCTCCGCCGCGAGCGCCGCGGGCCACGCCGACGAACTGGCCGCCCGGGGCCGGGCCCACGAGCGCCACCTGGAACACCTGGCCCGCGACCTCCTCGCCGGCGCGAGCCCGGACATGCTGCTGGCCTCTGCTCAACGGGCCGGGTGGCAGCCTCCCGTTTCGCTGACCGCGGTCCTGCTGCCCGCCGCCCAGGCCCGGCCTGCCTACCGCGCGCTCGACCCAGGCACCCTCGTCCTCGACGATCTGCCGGACGCCACCGGTGTGCTGCTCGTCCCCGATGCCGACCGATCACATCTCTTGCGGCAGCTGACCGACCGCACCGCCGTGGTCGGCCCGGCCCGGCCATGGACTCGTGCGTCCGCCTCCTACGCACGAGCCGTACGCGCGCGCTCCCTCTCCTCCGATATTCGCGACACCGAGGACCACCTGCCCGAGCTGGTGCTGAGCGCCGACGTGGACGCGTTCGCAGACCTGCGTGCCCGGGCCCTCGCACCGTTGCGGACCTTGCCTGTCGCGACCGCACGGCGGCTGGAGGAGACGTTGCGGGCGTGGCTGCTGCACCAGGGCAGGCGGGATGAGGTGGCGGCGACGTTGTACGTCCATCCCCAGACCGTCCGGTACCGGATGTCGCAGCTGCGGGAGCTGTTTCCGGATCTCGCGTCGCCGCACCGGGTCCTCGAACTGACGCTGGCGGTCGGTCTTGGGGTCAGCTGA
- a CDS encoding SigB/SigF/SigG family RNA polymerase sigma factor: MSPFVAPTARTAPRRHGHEDAPDTAALFARLAELGDGPERDAVREELVTAWLPMAHRIASRFRDRGESAEDLRQVAAIGLIKAVNRFDPSRGAFESYAVPTITGEVKRHFRDCLWAVRVPRRVQDLRNKVRLARFELLCAPGGREPTVAELAAYTRLSTEEVATGLEALDSFSTISLDRELSPADDSPSFGDALAAEDTSYDLVIDRESAKDALRRLPERERAILYMRFFEDMTQTRIAEQLGISQMHVSRIINRCCARIRDEALNDPHGDPVVQ; the protein is encoded by the coding sequence ATGAGCCCCTTCGTTGCGCCCACCGCGCGCACAGCTCCCAGGCGGCACGGCCACGAAGACGCCCCCGACACCGCTGCCCTCTTCGCACGGCTGGCAGAACTCGGCGACGGACCCGAACGCGACGCCGTGCGGGAGGAGCTGGTGACCGCGTGGCTGCCCATGGCCCACCGCATCGCGAGCCGTTTCCGTGACCGCGGCGAGTCCGCCGAGGATCTGCGCCAGGTCGCCGCGATCGGCCTGATCAAGGCCGTCAACCGTTTCGACCCCTCACGGGGGGCCTTCGAAAGCTACGCCGTGCCCACCATCACCGGCGAGGTCAAACGGCACTTCCGTGACTGCCTGTGGGCCGTGCGGGTGCCCCGCCGGGTGCAGGACCTGCGCAACAAGGTGCGTCTTGCCCGCTTCGAGCTCCTGTGCGCACCCGGCGGCCGCGAGCCCACCGTTGCCGAACTGGCCGCCTACACCCGTCTGAGCACAGAAGAGGTGGCCACCGGCCTGGAGGCACTCGACAGCTTCAGCACCATCTCCCTGGACAGGGAACTGTCCCCGGCCGACGACAGCCCAAGCTTTGGCGACGCACTTGCCGCAGAAGACACGTCCTACGACCTCGTCATCGACCGCGAGAGCGCCAAGGACGCACTGCGCCGATTGCCCGAGCGCGAACGGGCCATCCTCTACATGCGCTTCTTCGAGGACATGACACAAACCCGCATAGCCGAACAGCTCGGCATCTCCCAGATGCACGTCTCCCGCATCATCAACCGCTGCTGCGCGCGCATCCGTGACGAGGCGCTGAACGACCCCCACGGCGACCCCGTCGTGCAATGA
- a CDS encoding STAS domain-containing protein has protein sequence METEHPYQPQPLKVTSTAADGVTVVVVTGEIDHASAGPLIQALDLAGLGERPRVVIDMQHVPFMDSSGINVLLAAHRDLTPLGWLRLAGVTQSVLRTLQIVGVDTVIDCCPSLREALAA, from the coding sequence GTGGAGACCGAGCACCCATACCAGCCCCAACCGCTGAAGGTGACCTCCACCGCCGCCGATGGCGTCACCGTGGTAGTCGTGACCGGCGAGATCGACCACGCCAGCGCCGGCCCCCTCATCCAGGCCCTCGATCTCGCCGGGCTCGGCGAGCGACCCCGCGTGGTCATCGACATGCAGCACGTGCCCTTCATGGACTCCAGCGGCATCAACGTCCTCCTCGCCGCCCACCGCGACCTCACCCCGTTGGGCTGGCTGCGCCTGGCCGGCGTGACGCAGTCCGTGCTGCGCACCCTGCAGATCGTCGGCGTCGACACGGTCATCGACTGCTGCCCCAGCCTCCGAGAAGCCCTCGCCGCCTGA
- a CDS encoding ferredoxin reductase, with translation MTSAALRSRAWKLLEMVTTPLLPSDYLDLVSPLRAGADLRGRIEAVHPETGAAATIVIRPGRGWSGHTAGQYVRIGVDVDGVRLWRAYSITSPTNRQDGRVTITVKAIPDGKVSNHLVRRAQPGTLIQLTQATGDFVLPQAKPAKVLYLTAGSGITPVMGMLRDTELNDVVMVHCAPQPQDVIFRNELHDLVADKKLQLTEVHTDTDGMLDIARLDELVPDWAERETWACGPAGLLDAAEGHWSEHGVRERLHTERFRPSVVVAGAGGEVTFSATGKTVDADGATPLLDVGEEAGVLMPSGCRMGICFGCVTPLKAGAVRDLRTGEITEAEPGVLIQTCVSAAAGPCDIER, from the coding sequence ATGACGAGTGCAGCCCTCCGCAGTAGGGCGTGGAAACTGCTGGAGATGGTCACGACACCGCTGCTGCCGTCGGACTACCTCGACCTGGTCAGCCCGCTGCGTGCGGGCGCTGACCTGCGTGGGCGCATTGAGGCCGTGCACCCCGAGACGGGTGCCGCCGCAACCATCGTGATCAGGCCAGGACGGGGCTGGAGCGGCCACACGGCCGGTCAGTACGTGCGGATCGGCGTCGACGTCGACGGGGTACGCCTGTGGCGTGCCTACTCCATCACCTCGCCGACAAACCGTCAGGACGGCCGCGTCACGATCACCGTGAAGGCGATCCCGGACGGCAAGGTCAGCAACCACCTGGTCCGCAGGGCGCAGCCGGGCACGCTGATCCAGCTCACTCAGGCGACCGGTGACTTCGTGCTGCCGCAGGCCAAGCCCGCCAAGGTGCTCTACCTGACGGCCGGCAGCGGCATCACGCCCGTGATGGGCATGCTGCGCGACACCGAGTTGAACGACGTCGTCATGGTTCACTGCGCGCCGCAGCCGCAAGACGTAATCTTCCGCAACGAACTGCACGACCTGGTCGCGGACAAGAAGCTGCAGCTCACCGAGGTGCACACCGACACAGACGGCATGCTCGACATCGCCCGTCTCGACGAACTCGTGCCCGACTGGGCCGAGCGCGAGACCTGGGCTTGCGGGCCCGCGGGCCTGCTCGACGCCGCCGAAGGGCACTGGAGCGAGCACGGCGTACGAGAGCGCCTGCACACCGAACGCTTCCGCCCCAGCGTCGTCGTCGCCGGCGCCGGCGGCGAGGTCACGTTCAGCGCCACCGGCAAGACCGTCGACGCGGACGGCGCCACGCCGTTGCTGGACGTCGGCGAGGAGGCCGGCGTGCTCATGCCCTCCGGGTGCCGCATGGGCATCTGCTTCGGCTGCGTCACGCCGCTCAAGGCGGGCGCCGTCCGCGACCTGCGCACCGGCGAGATCACCGAGGCCGAGCCGGGCGTCCTCATCCAGACCTGCGTGTCCGCCGCGGCGGGCCCCTGCGACATCGAACGGTAG
- a CDS encoding ATP-binding protein, with amino-acid sequence MERVWPGEDSTTPFSYDAPLSATLALDGHGSCIAEARHMAAGFLIRMRAEHDVAVSQRAVEVTQLVVSELVTNAQKYAAGPILLDLRIAGDLVEVQVWDSDPVLPVARAADAGRVGQHGLEIVMALCQGFEAMREPVGKRLTARLALTEDPLGSR; translated from the coding sequence ATGGAACGAGTCTGGCCGGGCGAGGACAGCACGACGCCCTTTTCATATGACGCTCCTTTGAGTGCCACGCTGGCTCTGGACGGCCACGGTTCCTGCATCGCCGAGGCCCGCCACATGGCCGCCGGCTTCTTGATCCGGATGCGTGCCGAGCACGACGTCGCCGTCTCGCAGCGGGCGGTGGAAGTGACGCAGCTGGTGGTGAGCGAGCTGGTCACCAATGCGCAGAAGTACGCCGCCGGACCGATTCTGCTGGACCTGCGGATCGCCGGTGATCTGGTGGAGGTACAGGTGTGGGACTCCGACCCGGTCCTGCCAGTGGCGCGGGCGGCTGATGCAGGGCGTGTCGGGCAGCACGGCCTGGAGATCGTCATGGCCCTCTGCCAGGGCTTCGAAGCCATGCGGGAGCCGGTCGGCAAACGCCTCACCGCTCGCCTGGCTCTGACAGAAGACCCGCTCGGCAGCCGATAA
- a CDS encoding phosphatase PAP2 family protein: protein MRLLTGLQRADRSLTRQAASRVPRGFGKALSAVEEAAEGTKLWWAAAAAMAWLGGRPGCRAAATGLGALAVAQLAANGVCKQLADRPRPPVEWIPHGEVADRPDSSSFPSGHSAAAVAFTAAVTPAWPAAGALCAVPAAMVALERVQSGAHYPSDVVAGAAIGLASAWLTRRASAVCLRRRS, encoded by the coding sequence ATGAGGTTGCTGACGGGCCTGCAGAGAGCTGACCGGAGTCTGACCCGGCAGGCGGCTTCCCGTGTCCCGCGCGGGTTCGGCAAGGCTCTGTCGGCGGTGGAGGAGGCAGCGGAGGGCACGAAGCTGTGGTGGGCGGCTGCCGCCGCCATGGCCTGGCTGGGCGGGCGGCCAGGCTGCAGGGCTGCAGCGACCGGGCTGGGGGCGTTGGCAGTCGCGCAGTTGGCGGCGAACGGTGTGTGCAAGCAGCTCGCCGATCGCCCCAGGCCACCGGTGGAGTGGATTCCGCACGGCGAGGTTGCCGACCGCCCCGACTCTTCCTCGTTCCCTTCCGGCCATTCCGCGGCCGCGGTCGCCTTCACCGCCGCCGTCACCCCTGCCTGGCCGGCCGCGGGCGCCCTGTGTGCGGTGCCGGCCGCCATGGTGGCCCTCGAACGCGTGCAGTCGGGCGCCCACTACCCCAGCGACGTCGTTGCCGGCGCCGCCATCGGTCTGGCCAGCGCCTGGCTCACACGTCGCGCCTCAGCTGTCTGTCTGCGCCGCCGGTCATAG
- a CDS encoding DUF6207 family protein yields the protein MRSFGSTGGTAGFGEICCGRWATATSDRTRREPGQPGVRLHCHLDVRQELNTQPPARRCSALTCHGRDDSRVRTLALSTGGLGGRHGAVTRALPELMLAAPVSDPALLPG from the coding sequence TTGCGATCTTTCGGCAGTACCGGCGGCACCGCCGGGTTCGGTGAGATCTGTTGCGGACGGTGGGCGACCGCGACATCAGACCGTACGAGACGAGAGCCGGGACAGCCCGGCGTCCGGCTGCACTGCCACCTGGACGTGCGCCAGGAGCTCAACACACAGCCCCCGGCGAGACGTTGCAGTGCGCTGACCTGCCATGGTCGGGACGACAGTCGGGTGCGTACGCTCGCTTTGTCGACGGGCGGGCTCGGTGGAAGGCATGGGGCTGTGACGCGGGCGCTGCCGGAACTGATGCTCGCCGCCCCTGTGTCCGACCCGGCTCTGCTGCCGGGGTAG